One Aquarana catesbeiana isolate 2022-GZ linkage group LG04, ASM4218655v1, whole genome shotgun sequence genomic region harbors:
- the LOC141141269 gene encoding uncharacterized protein translates to MSQASSEDLASTPSSPGADSANDDLQSLRAWTIPKLTAELRRRGIPFPATARKAELFSLLFPPPAAAQSGTQASLQSISSAITQLHSLVTTLSAAVTDVQTRVGTLEVHQAAPSPSTVTTATPMPLLTGTPDIYTYVLPAHLVPAGIRKDIMDGKDINLASLLIAVHDPAENKSYAWGDVSVVLKAKDHRLTRKLNIAEFVLAFGMFRDVLCTVNPNRREELDLYLHAIVDLGYKYGGCSFYHYHRSFSAKAAARLSQFQVKTNWSTIDTELFCRHFAGLRSPLCTNCQSSTHTANWCSESGGRRPPNPRFFPSVTRHSTAFTQPAQADRLGRPIQALGGATICNNFNFGGCNFPHCKLLHVCLTCHKAHPRVSPIGLVKGKFSNKLRLVYDLSTPHCSHIPSLNSLIPSEEFTLKYSTVDSAIQSIILAGAGAWLSKADISDAFKLLPIDPCLWRWHGIKWKGLYYFATKLTFGSKSSPWLFDTFAQSLSWILSQHASCQKVIHYLDDFLLIEKPNEPPVDLNSLRTIFHNLNVPLADKKVEGPAQIVTFLGIILNTHTMQASLPPDKLTPIRTVIHTFTNTQGCTKKQLQSLLGMLNFAIRIIPQGRSFVSRLLVFLSQVQDPDLIFKLDKAAVADLARWDDFLTNWNGISMFIPSASPTSPQIITDAAASTGFAAIFGHHWFAAPWPPEILSIPGFSQSSSMFEIYPIVAAAHVWGNNWVGQTVTFSTDNLATASIINKGRSKSLAIMSFLRRLVQLSLQHQFNVLCVHIPGKCNTSADALSRFNYTTFFSQEPGADPTMSAIPHWSQLTLD, encoded by the exons ATGTCGCAGGCCAGCAGCGAGGACCTCGCCTCCACCCCGTCGTCACCTGGGGCAGACTCAGCAAACGACGACTTACAGTCTctcagagcttggaccatccccaagcttacaGCTGAACTACGGCGCAGGGGAATACCTTTCCCTGCGACTGCTAGGAAAGCTGAGCTTTTCAGCTTGCTATTTCCTCCGCCAGCGGCAGCCCAATCGGGCACCCAGGCATCACTACAGTCAATCTCATCAGCAatcactcagctgcactccttggtgaccacactatcGGCAGCAGTCACTGATGTCCAGACAAGAGTGGGAACCCTGGAGGTACATCAAGCTGCACCCTCACCATCTACAGTAACCACCGCCACCCCCATGCCTCTCCTTACAGGTACGCCCGACATCTATACCTACGTCCTCCCCGCACATCTCGtcccagcaggcatcaggaaggacatcatggATGGGAAGGACATTAACTTGGCATCCCTCCTCATCGCAGTACACGACCCAGCCGAAAACAAGTCCTATGCGTGGGGAGACGTTTCCGTCGTCCTAAAGGCCAAAGACCATAGGCTTACCCGCAAACTCAATATTGCGGAGTTCGTACTAGCATTTGGCATGTTCAGAGACGTGCTATGCACGGTCAACCCcaacaggagagaggagctggacCTATACCTACACGCAATAGTAGATCTAGGTTATAAATATGGGGGATGCTCCTTTTATCACTATCACAGGTCATTTTCAGCAAAAGCAGCAGCTAGACTTTCCCAGTTTCAAGTAAAAACCAACTGGAGTACCatcgatacagagctgttctgtcgccatttcgCTGGCCTACGTTCCCCACTCTGTACCAACTGCCAGTCGTCCACCCATACGGCCAACTGGTGCTCCGAGTCAGGTGGCAGACGCCCCCCCAACCCTCGCTTCTTTCCCAGCGTCACTCGTCACTCAACGGCATTTACTCAGCCGGCTCAGGCAGACAGATTAGGACGACCCATCCAGGCACTAGGGGGAGCAACCATATGCAATAACTTCAACTTTGGGGGTTGTAACTTCCCCCACTGCAAACTACTTCATGTCTGTCTCACATGCCACAAAGCTCACCCCAG agtcagccctatcggccttgtgaagggcaagttttcaaataaacttcgtttagtttatgatttgtccacgcctcattgttcccatatacccagtttaaattccctaataCCTTCAGAAGAGTTTACACTTAAATATTCAACGGTAGACTCAGCTATTCAATCCATCATTCTCGCAGGAGCAGGCGCCTGGTTGTCTAAAGCAGACATCTCGGACGCATTCAAATTGTTGCCAATTGATCCGTGCCTATGGCGGTGGCACGGAATCAAATGGAAAGGTCTATACTATTTCGCCACCAAGTTAACGTTCggctccaaaagcagcccgtggctattCGACACTTTCGCTCAGTCTCTTTCCTGGATTCTCTCACAACATGCGTCCTGTCAGAAAGTGATCCACTACTTAGACGACTTCCTACTCATAGAGAAACCCAACGAGCCCCCAGTTGATCTAAACAGCCTCAGAACAATCTTTCATAATCTTAACGTACCTTTAGCGGATAAGAAGGTAGAAGGCCCGGCACAGATCGTCACCTTCTTGGGTATCATACTCAACACTCACACCATGCAAGCTAGTCTGCCTCCCGACAAATTGACCCCCATCAGGACAGTCATCCACACATTTACTAATACGCAAGGCTGCACAAAAAAGCAACTGCAATCCCTCCTTGGCATGCTGAACTTTGCCATAAGGATCATCCCTCAAGGGCGATCCTTCGTCTCACGTCTCCTGGTGTTCctttcccaggtacaagaccccGACCTAATATTTAAACTAGACAAGGCAGCCGTAGCTGACCTAGCCAGGTGGGACGATTTTCTAACAAACTGGAACGGCATTTCGATGTTTATCCCATCAGCGTCTCCCACTTCACCCCAAATaatcacggacgccgcagcctccacaggttttgcagctatttttggccaccactggttcGCAGCACCATGGCCGCCAGAAATACTCTCGATCCCCGGGTTCAGTCAATCCTCCTCGATGTTCGAGATttaccccattgttgcagcagcccacgtctggggcaacaactgggtaggacaaacagtgacattttccacagataatctagccacagcctctattataaacaaaggtcgctccaagtccttggccatcatgtccttcctacgcaggctggtgcaactctcactacagcaccaatttaatgtcctctgcgTTCATATCCCCGGTAAATGCAACACTTCGGCCGACGCGCTATCTCGCTTTAACTACACAACcttcttttcgcaggaacctggagccgacccgacCATGTCTGCTATCCCACATTGGTCACAGCTAACCCTGGATTGA